A region of Marnyiella aurantia DNA encodes the following proteins:
- a CDS encoding C45 family autoproteolytic acyltransferase/hydolase — protein MIKPEKKICGSLRAVLLSVLFTSAISCGVQKSARHIPDIGFFPVERPVTTKLNDSTIVSGHNFLTKNPQNIWELYITGNALQLGYNNGALTQGLMQRQEQIFFSKVEDMVPSKRKRRLLSKVLKFYNRNLYRHVRNDFQAEIYGLSEYSGDRYDFIAPKFQRNLYLHGAHDIGHALQDLMLVGCSSLAVWDEKSENGKLLIGRNFDFYAGDDFAKEKMVAFVRPESGIPYMSVTWPGMTGVVSGMNAEGLTVTINAGKSKIPLTAKTPISLVTKEILQFARNIKEAVSIAKKRKVFVSESIMVGSAADRKAILIEMSPTNFGVYEVQNSSQLVCSNHFQSEAYKNDQRNTKHIAESHSQYRFERMEELIGNQPQLNPGKIASILRNTDGLKDIPLGYGNEKALNQLLAHHAVIFSPEERLVWVSSSPYQLGEMVCYDLNKIFNTTAPELSLSTGRRNIARDPFADSRAFRDYELYRIKDRDMDLALHNRRSLPLEFIKQYQTLNPELWSVYYKAGKYYFERKEYTKATVQFEKALTKEITTVPDRKKVERYLEKLKVITK, from the coding sequence ATGATCAAGCCTGAAAAAAAAATCTGCGGTTCGCTTAGAGCTGTTTTACTTTCGGTGCTTTTTACATCTGCAATTTCCTGTGGAGTACAAAAGTCGGCGCGGCATATCCCCGACATCGGCTTCTTCCCGGTTGAAAGACCTGTGACCACGAAACTTAACGACAGCACGATCGTTTCCGGTCATAATTTCCTCACCAAAAACCCACAAAATATCTGGGAGCTTTATATTACAGGCAATGCATTACAGTTGGGCTATAACAACGGTGCTCTTACTCAGGGGCTTATGCAGAGGCAAGAACAGATATTTTTTTCGAAAGTGGAAGATATGGTGCCTTCCAAGAGGAAGCGGCGCCTGCTGAGCAAGGTCCTGAAATTCTACAACCGGAATCTGTACCGTCATGTACGAAATGATTTTCAGGCAGAGATTTATGGACTTTCTGAGTATTCTGGAGACCGGTATGATTTTATCGCACCGAAGTTTCAACGGAATCTTTACCTGCACGGTGCGCACGACATAGGGCACGCTCTTCAGGATCTTATGCTGGTGGGATGTTCTTCTCTGGCGGTCTGGGATGAAAAATCTGAAAACGGTAAGCTGCTCATCGGCCGGAATTTCGACTTTTATGCCGGTGATGATTTTGCCAAAGAAAAAATGGTCGCATTTGTACGCCCGGAATCCGGAATCCCGTATATGTCCGTCACCTGGCCCGGAATGACCGGTGTAGTTTCAGGCATGAATGCCGAAGGCCTCACCGTTACCATCAATGCCGGCAAGTCGAAGATACCCCTGACTGCCAAAACACCCATTTCCCTTGTTACGAAAGAAATTCTGCAGTTTGCCCGGAATATTAAGGAAGCCGTAAGCATTGCTAAAAAGCGTAAAGTTTTTGTTTCCGAAAGCATTATGGTGGGCAGCGCTGCCGACCGAAAAGCCATTCTCATAGAAATGTCCCCTACAAATTTCGGGGTCTATGAGGTTCAGAATTCCTCACAGCTGGTTTGCTCAAACCATTTTCAGTCAGAAGCCTACAAAAATGACCAACGCAATACCAAACATATCGCTGAAAGCCATTCACAATACCGTTTTGAGAGAATGGAGGAACTCATCGGTAATCAGCCACAGCTCAATCCCGGAAAAATTGCATCTATACTTCGCAACACGGACGGTTTAAAAGATATTCCGCTGGGTTATGGTAATGAAAAAGCTTTGAATCAACTTTTGGCGCATCATGCCGTAATTTTTTCGCCTGAGGAAAGATTGGTTTGGGTTTCCAGCAGTCCGTATCAGTTGGGCGAGATGGTGTGTTATGATTTAAATAAAATCTTCAACACTACAGCACCTGAACTGAGCCTAAGTACAGGCAGGCGTAATATCGCCCGTGATCCTTTTGCTGATAGCCGGGCTTTCCGGGATTACGAACTTTACCGGATAAAAGACCGCGATATGGATCTGGCGCTCCACAACAGACGAAGCCTGCCATTGGAGTTTATAAAGCAGTACCAGACTCTTAATCCTGAACTTTGGAGCGTGTACTACAAGGCCGGGAAATATTATTTTGAAAGGAAAGAGTACACGAAGGCGACCGTACAGTTTGAAAAGGCACTGACGAAGGAGATTACCACGGTTCCCGACCGCAAAAAAGTGGAGAGATATTTAGAGAAATTAAAGGTAATCACGAAGTAG